In Onychostoma macrolepis isolate SWU-2019 chromosome 12, ASM1243209v1, whole genome shotgun sequence, a single window of DNA contains:
- the ndufb8 gene encoding NADH dehydrogenase [ubiquinone] 1 beta subcomplex subunit 8, mitochondrial, translated as MRAAECQRGMMAALRAGLLTRALTKGKTPGISNIILGTRAASGPSKDTLPGPYPRTPEEMAAAAKKYNMTLEDYKPYPEDGMGYGDYPMLPERSQQERDPWYQWDHPDLRRNWGEPMHWDFDMYIRNRVDTSPSPVEWKKMRNQLLGFMGFMLLMFGLGEMFPCYQPVAPKQYPYNNLYLERGGDTGKEPEPVKHYEI; from the exons ATGCGCGCTGCGGAGTGTCAGAGAGGCATGATGGCGGCCCTCAGAGCGGGTCTCCTGACCCGAGCTCTTACTAAAGGAAAAACACCGGGAATCTCAAACATTATCCTCGGAACAAGAGCAG CATCCGGTCCTTCTAAGGACACATTGCCTGGTCCGTACCCCAGAACCCCAGAAGAGATGGCAGCAGCGGCCAAGAAATACAACATGACGCTGGAAGATTACAAACCTTATCCTGAAGACGGCATGGG GTACGGTGATTACCCCATGCTTCCGGAGCGATCGCAGCAAGAGAGAGACCCCTGGTATCAGTGGGACCATCCTGATCTCAGGAGGAACTGGGGAGAGCCG ATGCACTGGGACTTTGACATGTACATCAGGAACAGGGTTGACACGTCTCCGAGCCCCGTGGAGTGGAAGAAGATGAGGAACCAGCTGCTGGGGTTCATGGGCTTCATGCTGCTGATGTTTGGTTTGGGCGAGATGTTCCCTTGCTACCAGCCTGTG GCTCCTAAACAGTATCCTTACAACAACCTTTACCTGGAGAGAGGTGGAGACACTGGGAAAGAACCAGAACCTGTCAAACATTATGAAATCTAA